From Glycine soja cultivar W05 chromosome 4, ASM419377v2, whole genome shotgun sequence, the proteins below share one genomic window:
- the LOC114409860 gene encoding protein LATERAL ORGAN BOUNDARIES-like translates to MASSSSYNSPCAACKFLRRKCLPGCIFAPYFPPEEPQKFANVHKIFGASNVTKLLNELLPHQREDAVNSLAYEAEARVRDPVYGCVGAISFLQRQVQKLQKELDSANADLLRFACNDMPPPSLSVPPQIPQRSFSARFGNNNESASGGEFYRPSPTTTYSYPYSLPWTDTSSEDINDGGGNL, encoded by the coding sequence atggcaTCATCAAGCTCCTACAATTCTCCATGTGCAGCCTGCAAATTCTTGAGGAGGAAGTGCCTTCCCGGGTGCATCTTTGCACCTTACTTCCCACCAGAAGAGCCTCAAAAATTCGCCAACGTGCACAAGATCTTCGGTGCCAGCAATGTGACGAAGCTCCTCAATGAACTTCTCCCTCACCAGAGGGAAGATGCAGTGAACTCTCTTGCATATGAAGCCGAGGCACGCGTGAGAGACCCCGTTTATGGTTGCGTAGGTGCCATATCTTTCCTCCAGAGACAAGTCCAAAAGCTCCAGAAGGAGCTTGATTCCGCAAATGCTGATCTCCTTCGCTTTGCCTGCAATGACATGCCTCCACCCTCTCTTTCTGTGCCACCACAAATCCCCCAAAGGTCTTTTAGTGCAAGGTTTGGTAATAATAATGAATCAGCAAGTGGAGGAGAGTTCTATAGGCCTTCTCCTACCACCACTTACTCTTACCCTTATTCTCTTCCATGGACTGATACCTCTTCTGAGGATATCAATGATGGAGGAGGTAACTTGTGA